In Desulfomicrobium apsheronum, the DNA window AACTGACGAACGTCTGAAAGACATCAGCGACCTTTCGGATTCTTTTCAGCACACTGGCACCCACCAGCCTTTTTTTCGTTCATGATACGTTCAAAAATTGTAGATTTTCCTTTTTGAATAACATCCTGCTCAATATCGTCGGATGTATAGCCAAAACAATAGCATACGAGTTCTGACATAATCAAACTCCTTAAAGAAATTTTCCGATGAATGCATGATTTTCTCTGAATTGATTACGGCCAGGATGACGGCGATGTCAATTTTTGGCTCTGACGTCGGAAGGAATTTTTCAACACGCTGTTAGGACGTCATCCGGCATGGAAACGACGGGGGAATCCGTTTCCTCGCGAGACATGTTCGCCAAGGTTGCAAACGCTGAGTCCACCTTTGAACGGATTATGCGAAAAGCTGGCGGCGCCCCTCTGGCGACCGTTTCCGCGACAGATAGAGCTGCGGCCTCCCATCTTGTCGAACTGGACGAGATGCAGCGCCAAAGCGCCATCCGCGAGCGCCTGAATATGGCCAAAATCAAATTCGACAATCCGTCATGATCGCTTTTCTCCTGTCTTC includes these proteins:
- a CDS encoding (2Fe-2S)-binding protein — encoded protein: MSELVCYCFGYTSDDIEQDVIQKGKSTIFERIMNEKKAGGCQCAEKNPKGR